A single genomic interval of Bradyrhizobium sp. sBnM-33 harbors:
- the groES gene encoding co-chaperone GroES: protein MAKTKFRPLHDRVVVKRIDAEEKTKGGIIIPDSAKEKPSQGEVVAVGPGGRDEAGKLLPIDVKVGDRVLFGKWSGTEVKLENEELLIMKESDIMGVLT, encoded by the coding sequence ATGGCCAAAACCAAATTCCGTCCACTGCACGACCGCGTCGTGGTCAAGCGCATCGATGCCGAAGAGAAGACCAAGGGCGGCATCATCATTCCCGACAGCGCCAAGGAAAAGCCGTCGCAGGGCGAAGTCGTTGCCGTCGGGCCGGGCGGCCGCGATGAGGCCGGCAAGCTGCTTCCGATCGACGTCAAGGTCGGCGACCGCGTGCTGTTCGGCAAATGGTCCGGCACCGAGGTCAAGCTCGAAAACGAGGAACTCCTGATCATGAAGGAGTCCGACATCATGGGCGTCCTGACTTAA
- the groL gene encoding chaperonin GroEL (60 kDa chaperone family; promotes refolding of misfolded polypeptides especially under stressful conditions; forms two stacked rings of heptamers to form a barrel-shaped 14mer; ends can be capped by GroES; misfolded proteins enter the barrel where they are refolded when GroES binds) yields MAAKDVKFSGDARDRMLRGVDVLANAVKVTLGPKGRNVVIEKSFGAPRITKDGVTVAKEIELEDKFENMGAQMLREVASKTNDTAGDGTTTATVLAQAIVREGGKAVAAGMNPMDLKRGIDIAVHAVVKDIEKRAKPVASSSEVAQIGTISANGDTAIGKMIAQAMQKVGNEGVITVEENKSLETEVDIVEGMKFDRGYLSPYFITNAEKMTAELEDVYVLLHEKKLSGLQSMLPVLEAVVQSGRPLLIIAEDVEGEALATLVVNRLRGGLKVAAVKAPGFGDRRKAMLEDIAILTGGQLISDELGMKLESVTINMLGRAGKVVIDKENTTIVKGAGKKKDIEARVTQIKAQIEETTSDYDREKLQERLAKLAGGVAVIKVGGATEVEVKEKKDRVEDALNATRAAVQEGIVPGGGVALLRAKKAVGRINNDNSDVQAGINIVLKALEAPVRQISENAGVEGSIVVGKILENKSETFGFDAQTEEYVDMVDKGIIDPAKVVRTALQDASSVAGLLVTTEAMVAELPKESAPAMPGGGGGMGGMGGMGF; encoded by the coding sequence ATGGCTGCCAAAGACGTTAAATTTTCCGGCGACGCCCGCGACCGCATGCTGCGCGGCGTCGACGTTCTCGCCAACGCGGTGAAGGTGACGCTCGGTCCGAAGGGCCGCAACGTCGTGATCGAGAAGAGCTTCGGCGCTCCCCGCATCACCAAAGACGGCGTCACCGTCGCCAAGGAAATCGAGCTCGAAGACAAGTTCGAGAACATGGGCGCGCAGATGCTGCGCGAAGTCGCCTCCAAGACCAACGACACCGCGGGCGACGGCACCACGACTGCGACCGTGCTGGCGCAGGCGATCGTGCGCGAAGGCGGCAAGGCGGTCGCCGCCGGCATGAACCCGATGGACCTCAAGCGCGGCATCGACATCGCGGTCCACGCCGTCGTCAAGGATATCGAGAAGCGCGCCAAGCCGGTCGCCTCCTCGTCCGAAGTCGCCCAGATCGGGACCATCTCGGCCAACGGCGACACCGCCATCGGCAAGATGATCGCGCAGGCGATGCAGAAGGTCGGCAATGAAGGCGTGATCACGGTCGAGGAAAACAAGTCGCTCGAGACCGAAGTGGACATCGTCGAGGGCATGAAGTTCGACCGCGGCTACCTGTCGCCCTACTTCATCACCAACGCCGAGAAGATGACCGCCGAGCTGGAAGACGTCTACGTGCTCTTGCACGAGAAGAAGCTGTCCGGCCTGCAGTCGATGCTGCCGGTGCTGGAAGCCGTGGTGCAGTCGGGCCGTCCGCTGCTGATCATCGCCGAGGACGTCGAGGGCGAGGCGCTGGCGACGTTGGTGGTCAACCGCCTGCGCGGCGGCTTGAAGGTCGCCGCCGTCAAGGCGCCGGGTTTCGGCGATCGCCGCAAGGCGATGCTGGAAGACATCGCGATCCTGACCGGCGGTCAGCTCATCTCCGATGAACTCGGCATGAAGCTCGAAAGCGTCACCATCAACATGCTCGGCCGCGCCGGCAAGGTGGTGATCGACAAGGAAAACACCACGATCGTCAAGGGCGCCGGCAAGAAGAAGGACATCGAGGCCCGCGTCACCCAGATTAAGGCGCAGATCGAGGAGACCACCTCGGACTACGACCGCGAGAAGCTGCAGGAGCGCCTTGCAAAACTCGCCGGCGGCGTCGCGGTGATCAAGGTCGGCGGTGCGACCGAGGTCGAGGTCAAGGAGAAGAAGGACCGCGTCGAGGACGCCCTCAACGCGACCCGCGCAGCCGTGCAGGAAGGCATCGTGCCGGGCGGCGGCGTGGCGCTGCTCCGCGCCAAAAAGGCGGTCGGCCGCATCAACAACGACAATTCCGATGTTCAGGCCGGTATCAATATCGTCCTGAAGGCGCTGGAAGCCCCGGTTCGCCAGATCTCGGAAAACGCCGGCGTCGAAGGCTCGATCGTGGTCGGCAAGATCCTCGAGAACAAGTCGGAGACCTTCGGCTTCGACGCCCAGACCGAGGAATATGTCGACATGGTCGACAAGGGCATCATCGATCCGGCCAAGGTGGTGCGCACCGCGCTGCAGGACGCTTCGTCGGTGGCCGGCCTTTTGGTGACCACCGAAGCCATGGTCGCCGAACTGCCGAAGGAATCAGCGCCGGCGATGCCCGGCGGTGGCGGCGGCATGGGTGGAATGGGCGGCATGGGGTTCTGA
- a CDS encoding META domain-containing protein, with the protein MISFARMSKQAASILLIATTLHLSPVRADNGFPFGSEMTLDADRQRGSKRIPNLEIGDKGEVIFELWCKGGKGQFSVAGNTVIFVPGAMENRTCPPDRAQQDDELIAALAEAGTWKRQGDFVSFIGAKTLRFRINTN; encoded by the coding sequence ATGATTTCATTCGCGCGCATGTCGAAACAGGCAGCATCGATTCTTCTGATTGCCACCACACTTCATCTCAGCCCGGTCAGGGCCGATAACGGCTTTCCGTTCGGCTCAGAAATGACACTCGACGCGGATCGTCAGCGCGGGTCGAAGCGGATTCCCAATCTCGAGATCGGCGACAAGGGCGAGGTGATCTTCGAACTCTGGTGCAAGGGCGGCAAGGGCCAGTTCTCGGTGGCTGGCAATACCGTGATCTTCGTTCCCGGTGCGATGGAGAACCGCACTTGTCCGCCGGATCGCGCGCAACAAGATGATGAGCTGATTGCGGCACTTGCCGAGGCCGGCACCTGGAAGCGGCAGGGCGATTTCGTGTCGTTCATCGGCGCGAAGACGCTGCGCTTCCGCATCAACACGAACTAG
- a CDS encoding ABC transporter ATP-binding protein/permease — translation MKNLRSILAAVWRISVPYFRSEDKWAGRGLLAAVIAIELAIVGINVLINQWNARFYNALQERNWDSFVSEIIYFSVVVTVFIVLAVYQLYLNQWLQIRWRRWMTAQYLGDWLHHANHYRMQLQGDAADNPDQRMTDDVKLFVDRTLNIGVGLLNSIVTLASFVAILWALSNAAPLHLFGQDYPIPGYLVWGALIYSVLGTILTHLIGWPLVGIDFRQQQYEADFRFNLVRVRENSEQIALLHGEQAERERLMVRFGRVVENWLAIMNRTKKITAFTASYNQASVIFPYVLVAPAYFAEKIQLGGMMQTASAFSNVQGALSFFITIYRQLAEWQAVVNRLDGFEAGIVAARELADRDDRIHVNKAGDGAIDLKDLTLRLPNGTPLVTADGFSLRKGERTLVTGPSGSGKSTLFRAIAGIWPFGSGSITVPAGATLMMLPQRPYFPTGTLRAAVEYPAKEGAFTPAQISQTLELVGLPKLASQLDEHGHWNRTLSLGEQQRLGLARALLHVPQYLFLDEATASLDEPSEAALYRLLEAKLPATTIISIGHRSTLDAFHDRNVVLARAGDGFALQDSKSATAS, via the coding sequence GTGAAAAATCTTCGCTCGATACTCGCCGCTGTATGGCGTATCTCGGTCCCCTATTTCCGTTCCGAGGACAAATGGGCCGGCCGCGGATTGCTGGCCGCGGTCATCGCCATCGAGCTTGCGATCGTCGGCATCAACGTCCTGATCAATCAGTGGAACGCCCGCTTCTATAATGCGCTGCAGGAACGAAACTGGGACTCCTTCGTCAGCGAGATCATCTATTTCAGCGTCGTTGTGACCGTTTTTATCGTGCTGGCGGTCTATCAGCTCTATCTCAATCAATGGCTGCAGATCCGCTGGCGGCGCTGGATGACCGCGCAATATCTCGGTGACTGGCTACATCACGCCAATCACTACCGGATGCAGCTTCAGGGGGACGCAGCCGACAACCCCGACCAGCGCATGACCGACGACGTCAAGCTGTTCGTCGATCGCACGCTCAACATCGGCGTCGGCCTTTTGAACTCGATTGTCACCTTGGCGTCCTTTGTCGCGATCCTGTGGGCCCTGTCGAACGCCGCACCGCTGCACCTGTTCGGCCAAGATTACCCGATTCCGGGATATCTCGTCTGGGGCGCGCTGATCTATTCGGTGCTCGGCACCATCCTGACCCATCTGATCGGCTGGCCGCTGGTCGGCATCGATTTCCGGCAGCAGCAATATGAAGCGGATTTTCGTTTCAACCTGGTCCGCGTGCGGGAAAATTCCGAGCAGATCGCGCTGTTGCACGGCGAGCAAGCCGAGCGCGAGCGCCTTATGGTTCGCTTCGGACGCGTCGTTGAAAACTGGCTCGCCATCATGAACCGGACGAAGAAGATAACGGCGTTCACGGCCAGCTATAATCAGGCTTCGGTGATCTTTCCCTATGTGCTGGTGGCACCTGCCTATTTCGCGGAGAAGATCCAACTCGGCGGCATGATGCAAACTGCATCGGCGTTTTCGAACGTTCAGGGCGCGCTTTCGTTCTTCATCACCATCTATCGGCAACTGGCGGAGTGGCAGGCGGTGGTTAATCGTCTCGACGGATTCGAGGCGGGAATAGTGGCGGCGCGCGAACTCGCCGACCGCGACGACCGGATTCACGTCAACAAGGCAGGCGACGGCGCCATCGACCTCAAGGATTTGACGCTACGTCTGCCGAACGGAACGCCGCTGGTGACCGCAGATGGATTCAGCCTTCGCAAGGGCGAGCGCACGCTGGTCACAGGCCCGTCCGGGTCCGGCAAATCGACGCTGTTCCGCGCCATCGCCGGCATCTGGCCGTTCGGCTCCGGCTCGATCACCGTACCGGCAGGGGCGACCTTGATGATGCTGCCGCAGCGCCCGTATTTCCCGACCGGAACACTACGAGCGGCAGTCGAATACCCTGCCAAGGAAGGCGCGTTCACGCCCGCTCAGATCAGCCAGACGCTGGAGTTAGTGGGATTGCCGAAGCTCGCGTCCCAACTCGACGAACACGGGCACTGGAATCGGACGCTGTCGCTCGGCGAGCAGCAGCGACTTGGATTGGCACGTGCGCTGTTGCATGTGCCGCAATACCTGTTCCTCGACGAGGCGACGGCGTCGCTCGACGAACCTTCGGAAGCGGCGCTCTATCGCCTGCTCGAGGCGAAATTGCCGGCCACTACCATCATCTCGATCGGGCATCGCTCGACGCTCGACGCCTTCCACGATCGCAATGTCGTGCTTGCCCGAGCCGGAGATGGATTCGCGCTGCAGGACAGCAAGAGCGCCACCGCGTCGTAG
- a CDS encoding HPP family protein, producing MKRDWRRAAYRAISRNDHRNILAGAVAGLGGAIAIGAMEWFSLALHYPLAVIPFATSIVLVIGSPDVAPAQPRALIGGHVVSALVGLAVLKLTGPQAWAAAAAVGLSILAMYVTGTFHPPAGINPLLVVSGNLPWTFLLAPVLAGALLLTAFSYIWHRWVRRQPWPRCWL from the coding sequence ATGAAACGGGATTGGCGGCGCGCGGCGTATCGGGCGATCTCCCGCAACGATCACCGCAACATCCTTGCGGGCGCGGTCGCGGGCCTCGGCGGCGCGATCGCCATCGGCGCCATGGAGTGGTTCTCGCTCGCGTTGCATTATCCGCTCGCCGTGATTCCGTTCGCCACCTCGATCGTGCTGGTGATCGGATCGCCTGACGTGGCGCCGGCGCAGCCGCGCGCCCTGATCGGCGGCCATGTTGTGTCGGCCCTGGTGGGCCTCGCCGTGCTGAAGCTGACGGGACCGCAGGCCTGGGCAGCGGCGGCCGCCGTCGGCCTGTCGATTCTGGCGATGTACGTCACCGGGACCTTTCACCCGCCGGCAGGCATCAATCCGCTGCTGGTGGTCTCAGGCAATCTGCCCTGGACGTTCCTGCTCGCGCCGGTGCTGGCCGGCGCGCTGCTGCTGACCGCGTTCTCCTACATCTGGCACCGCTGGGTGCGCCGTCAGCCATGGCCGCGGTGCTGGCTGTAG
- a CDS encoding TorF family putative porin, which produces MKKVALLATALAMVSGSALAADLRVKAVKAPPPVAFDPWDIAFGAGITNDYIFRGITQSNHKPSVNVYFEPRYNVTKDFQLYVGLAGASISFPNRAAAEIDAYGGARLTVGQFAFDVGAWGYMYPGGTCHYGAATDTAGVPLSNECQVNALLNGNVIKKDLSFFEVYGKVNYTFNDNFSLGGNVYYTPSFLNTGAEGTYASIIGKAIAPSAWFGASGIGMYVSGEFGRQWLGTSDSFYGVAAFPNGINYADYNTWNIGIGFTYKVFTLDFRYSDTNLSQGDCNAFTSDHTATFNGSFTPINPSGVGSKWCGAAGIVKLSADLTAMTNLK; this is translated from the coding sequence ATGAAGAAAGTGGCTTTGTTGGCAACGGCGCTGGCAATGGTTTCCGGTTCGGCTCTCGCTGCGGATCTGCGGGTGAAGGCCGTCAAGGCGCCGCCGCCGGTCGCCTTTGATCCCTGGGATATCGCCTTCGGCGCCGGGATCACCAACGACTACATCTTCCGCGGCATCACCCAGTCCAACCACAAGCCGTCGGTCAACGTCTATTTCGAGCCGCGCTACAACGTCACCAAGGACTTCCAGCTCTATGTCGGTCTGGCCGGTGCGAGCATCTCCTTCCCGAACCGTGCCGCGGCTGAAATCGACGCCTATGGCGGTGCCCGCCTGACGGTCGGCCAATTCGCCTTCGACGTCGGTGCCTGGGGCTACATGTATCCGGGCGGCACCTGCCATTACGGTGCGGCAACGGACACTGCGGGCGTGCCGCTCAGCAACGAATGCCAGGTCAATGCCCTGCTCAACGGCAACGTCATCAAGAAGGACCTCAGCTTCTTCGAGGTCTATGGCAAGGTGAACTACACCTTCAACGACAACTTCTCGCTCGGTGGTAACGTCTATTATACGCCGAGCTTCCTGAACACCGGCGCCGAAGGCACCTATGCGTCGATCATCGGCAAGGCGATTGCGCCGAGCGCCTGGTTTGGCGCCAGCGGCATCGGCATGTATGTGTCCGGTGAATTCGGCCGTCAGTGGCTCGGCACCTCCGACTCCTTCTACGGCGTGGCCGCGTTCCCGAACGGCATCAACTATGCCGATTACAACACCTGGAACATCGGCATTGGCTTCACCTACAAGGTGTTCACGCTGGACTTTCGTTACTCCGACACCAACCTGTCGCAGGGTGATTGTAACGCCTTCACGAGCGATCATACCGCGACGTTCAACGGCAGCTTCACCCCAATCAATCCGTCTGGCGTCGGCTCCAAGTGGTGCGGCGCCGCCGGTATCGTCAAGCTCTCGGCTGACCTGACCGCGATGACCAACCTGAAGTAA
- the glcF gene encoding glycolate oxidase subunit GlcF: MKTEFSLAQLADPDIAEADKILRACVHCGFCTATCPTYVLLGDELDSPRGRIYLIKEMLEKGRPPTAEVVKHIDRCLSCLACMTTCPSGVHYMHLVDQARVRIERDYSRPVAERALRAVLALVLPRPELFRASMIMARLARPFADLLPAKAAETPGLTRRIKAMLALAPKRLPPPGPSGGSVFPAQGEKRGRVALLQGCAQQVLAPRINQAAINLLTRHGIEVVLVKDEQCCGALTHHLGQDGNALARARANIKVWKKEAEQGGLDAILITASGCGTVIKDYGFMLREDRDFASPAAQISALAKDITEYLADVALTPSSQKGDVTVAYHSACSLQHGQKITALPKELLSKNGFVVKDVPESHLCCGSAGTYNILQPDIASRLRDRKVANIATVKPDMIAAGNIGCMVQIAGGTSVPVVHTIELLDWATGGPRPGLN; this comes from the coding sequence ATGAAAACCGAGTTCTCCCTTGCGCAACTGGCCGATCCCGACATCGCCGAAGCCGACAAGATCCTGCGCGCCTGTGTGCATTGCGGCTTCTGCACCGCGACTTGTCCGACCTATGTGCTGCTCGGCGACGAACTCGATAGCCCGCGCGGGCGAATCTACCTGATCAAGGAGATGCTGGAAAAGGGCCGCCCGCCGACGGCGGAGGTGGTCAAGCATATCGACCGCTGCCTTTCCTGCCTCGCCTGTATGACCACCTGTCCGTCCGGCGTGCATTACATGCACCTGGTCGATCAGGCGCGGGTCCGGATCGAGAGGGACTATTCGCGGCCGGTGGCCGAGCGGGCCTTGCGCGCGGTGCTGGCGCTCGTGTTGCCGCGGCCAGAGCTGTTTCGCGCCAGCATGATCATGGCGCGGCTCGCCCGCCCCTTTGCAGACCTGCTGCCGGCGAAGGCGGCCGAGACCCCCGGCCTGACGCGGCGGATCAAGGCGATGCTGGCGCTCGCGCCGAAACGCCTTCCTCCGCCGGGCCCCTCCGGCGGCAGCGTGTTTCCGGCCCAGGGCGAGAAGCGCGGGCGGGTCGCGCTATTGCAGGGCTGTGCCCAGCAGGTGCTGGCACCGCGCATCAACCAGGCCGCCATCAATCTCCTGACGCGCCACGGCATCGAGGTCGTCCTGGTCAAGGATGAGCAATGCTGCGGCGCGCTCACTCACCACCTCGGGCAGGACGGCAACGCGCTGGCGCGAGCGCGTGCCAACATTAAGGTGTGGAAAAAGGAAGCGGAACAAGGCGGCCTCGACGCCATCCTGATCACGGCGTCGGGCTGCGGCACGGTCATCAAGGACTATGGTTTCATGCTGCGCGAGGATCGCGATTTCGCTAGCCCCGCAGCGCAAATCTCCGCGTTGGCAAAGGATATCACCGAGTATCTCGCCGACGTCGCGCTCACGCCATCGAGCCAGAAAGGCGACGTAACGGTGGCCTATCACTCGGCCTGTTCGCTGCAGCACGGACAGAAAATCACAGCCCTTCCGAAAGAATTGCTTTCCAAGAATGGATTCGTGGTGAAAGATGTACCTGAGAGCCATTTGTGTTGCGGTTCGGCGGGGACCTACAACATTCTCCAGCCCGACATTGCGAGCAGGTTGCGCGATCGAAAGGTTGCCAACATTGCGACAGTCAAACCGGACATGATCGCTGCAGGCAATATTGGATGCATGGTTCAGATTGCCGGCGGTACATCAGTTCCTGTGGTGCACACGATTGAGCTTCTCGATTGGGCGACGGGAGGTCCCAGGCCAGGATTGAATTGA
- a CDS encoding FAD-binding protein has protein sequence MDTLRVRDAKDVEEIVRAAIASEQPLEIVGHGTKRAIGQPMATNAVLDVSALNAVSAYEPNELIITVQAGTPLADVQSLIDSKNQQFAFEPIDTSALTGVSGNGTIGGMIGSGLAGPRRIKAGGARDHLLGAHAVSGFGDSFKTGGRVVKNVTGYDLCKLLTGSWGTLAVMTEVTLKVMPRPESERTLVLSGLDDVAANRAMTTALGSPFDVSGAAHLPNSAFRPATGALADIASQGRAVTLLRLEGIAASVANRATSLGKTLAPFGSVEMLEDAASATLWSAVRDVEPFAASGALGAWPVWRIVCPPASGGALGQALARETGGDVIYDWGGGLIWAALPPKPDALAAMVRQRVEAAGGHASLIRASEETRRNVDVFHPQSGGIAALSERVRHSFDPKIILNRGRMVRVSAS, from the coding sequence TTGGATACGTTAAGAGTCCGTGACGCCAAGGACGTCGAGGAGATCGTGCGCGCGGCGATCGCGAGCGAGCAGCCGCTTGAGATCGTCGGCCATGGCACCAAGCGCGCGATCGGCCAGCCGATGGCGACCAATGCGGTGCTCGATGTGTCGGCACTGAACGCCGTCAGCGCCTATGAGCCGAACGAGCTGATCATCACGGTGCAGGCCGGCACCCCGCTCGCCGACGTGCAGTCGCTGATCGACTCCAAGAACCAGCAATTCGCCTTCGAGCCGATCGATACGTCGGCACTGACAGGCGTCTCCGGCAATGGCACCATCGGCGGTATGATCGGCTCAGGTCTCGCCGGCCCGCGTCGCATCAAGGCCGGCGGCGCGCGCGATCACCTGCTTGGGGCGCATGCGGTGTCCGGCTTCGGCGACAGCTTCAAGACCGGCGGACGGGTGGTGAAGAACGTCACCGGCTATGATCTCTGCAAGCTCCTGACGGGGTCGTGGGGCACGCTGGCGGTGATGACCGAAGTCACCCTGAAGGTGATGCCTAGACCGGAGAGCGAGCGCACGCTGGTGCTCTCCGGGCTCGATGATGTGGCCGCGAACCGGGCGATGACCACAGCGCTCGGCTCGCCGTTCGACGTCTCGGGCGCGGCGCACCTGCCGAATTCGGCGTTCCGCCCCGCGACCGGCGCGCTTGCAGATATTGCCTCTCAGGGGCGGGCGGTCACGCTCTTGCGGCTTGAAGGCATCGCAGCTTCGGTCGCGAATCGCGCCACTTCGCTGGGCAAAACGCTGGCGCCATTTGGCTCGGTGGAAATGCTGGAGGACGCTGCCTCGGCAACACTCTGGAGCGCGGTTCGCGACGTCGAGCCTTTCGCCGCAAGCGGCGCGCTCGGCGCCTGGCCGGTGTGGCGGATCGTCTGTCCACCGGCGTCCGGCGGCGCGCTTGGACAGGCGCTGGCGCGCGAGACCGGGGGTGACGTGATCTATGATTGGGGCGGCGGCCTGATCTGGGCTGCGCTGCCGCCCAAGCCGGACGCGCTGGCCGCGATGGTGCGTCAGCGCGTCGAGGCGGCCGGCGGCCACGCTTCGCTGATCCGGGCGTCCGAGGAGACCAGGCGAAATGTCGACGTCTTCCATCCGCAATCCGGCGGCATCGCCGCGCTGAGCGAGCGGGTGCGCCACAGCTTCGATCCGAAAATCATCCTCAACCGCGGCCGGATGGTGAGGGTATCTGCGTCATGA
- a CDS encoding FAD-linked oxidase C-terminal domain-containing protein, which translates to MAIMMPASDQAVLERRDAIVAALRAIVPGEGVIDSAAEMLAYESDGLTAYRQPPMVVVLPDTTEQVSRVLKYCFEQGIKVVPRGSGTSLSGGALPLVDGVLLGLGKFKRIREIDFDNRVVVTEPGVTNLAISQAVAHAGFYYAPDPSSQIACSIGGNVAENSGGVHCLKYGMTTNNVLGCEIVLMSGEILRIGGKAAENSGYDLMGVITGSEGLLGVITEITVRILQKPETARALMVGFAEVEAAGECVADIIGAGIIPGGMEMMDKPAIHAAEAFVHAGYPLDVEALLIIELDGPSVEVDELIKRVEAIAQGCGSTSCQISTSEAERNLFWAGRKAAFPAVGRISPDYLCMDGTIPRGALPKALARIRDLSVKYDLRVANVFHAGDGNLHPLILYDANKPGEIERAEAFGADILRACVEFGGVLTGEHGVGIEKRDLMGEMFTEIDLNQQQRLKCAFDAQGLLNPGKVFPTLHRCAELGRMHVHAGRLAFPDIPRF; encoded by the coding sequence ATGGCCATCATGATGCCGGCTTCCGATCAGGCGGTTCTGGAACGCCGGGATGCCATCGTCGCCGCTCTTCGCGCGATCGTGCCGGGCGAGGGCGTGATCGACAGTGCGGCCGAGATGCTGGCCTATGAGTCCGATGGTCTCACAGCCTATCGGCAGCCGCCGATGGTCGTGGTGCTGCCCGACACCACGGAGCAGGTATCAAGAGTTCTCAAATATTGCTTCGAACAGGGCATCAAGGTGGTGCCGCGCGGTTCCGGCACGTCACTGTCAGGCGGCGCGCTGCCGCTCGTGGACGGCGTGCTACTAGGTTTGGGCAAATTCAAGCGCATCCGCGAGATTGATTTCGACAACCGCGTGGTGGTGACCGAACCCGGCGTCACCAACCTCGCCATCAGCCAGGCGGTGGCGCATGCCGGTTTCTATTACGCGCCCGATCCCTCCTCGCAGATCGCCTGCTCGATCGGCGGCAATGTCGCGGAGAATTCCGGCGGCGTGCATTGCCTGAAATATGGCATGACCACCAACAACGTGCTGGGCTGCGAGATCGTGCTGATGTCCGGCGAGATCCTGCGCATCGGCGGCAAGGCCGCCGAAAATTCCGGCTACGATTTGATGGGCGTCATCACCGGCTCGGAGGGCCTGCTCGGCGTCATCACCGAGATCACGGTGCGAATCCTGCAGAAGCCGGAGACGGCCCGGGCGCTAATGGTCGGCTTTGCCGAGGTCGAGGCCGCCGGCGAATGCGTCGCTGACATCATCGGCGCCGGCATCATTCCCGGCGGCATGGAGATGATGGACAAGCCGGCAATCCACGCCGCCGAAGCTTTTGTTCACGCCGGCTATCCGCTCGATGTCGAGGCGCTCCTGATCATCGAGCTCGACGGTCCGAGCGTGGAAGTCGACGAATTGATCAAGCGCGTCGAGGCGATCGCGCAAGGCTGCGGCTCGACGAGTTGCCAGATTTCGACGTCGGAGGCCGAGCGCAACCTGTTTTGGGCCGGCCGCAAGGCGGCCTTTCCGGCGGTGGGCCGGATATCGCCCGACTACCTCTGCATGGATGGCACGATCCCGCGCGGCGCGCTGCCGAAGGCGCTCGCGCGCATCCGCGACCTCTCGGTGAAATACGATCTGCGCGTCGCCAACGTGTTTCACGCCGGCGACGGCAATCTGCACCCCTTGATCCTCTATGACGCCAACAAGCCCGGCGAGATCGAGCGGGCGGAAGCCTTCGGCGCCGATATCCTGCGGGCCTGCGTCGAATTCGGCGGCGTGCTCACCGGCGAGCACGGCGTCGGCATCGAGAAGCGCGATCTGATGGGCGAGATGTTTACCGAGATCGACCTCAACCAGCAGCAGCGCCTGAAATGCGCCTTCGACGCGCAGGGCCTGCTCAACCCTGGAAAAGTGTTTCCGACGCTGCACCGCTGCGCCGAACTCGGCCGCATGCATGTTCACGCCGGCAGACTGGCGTTTCCGGATATTCCGAGATTTTAG
- the cycA gene encoding cytochrome c-550 CycA, with protein MKTSTLSALIVVTSLAAASGALAQDVAAGKTSFNKCLACHAIGEGAKNKVGPVLNGLDGRKSGTIEGYSYSEANKNSGITWGKDVFLEYIKDPKAKIPGTKMIFAGIKNEKEAGDLWAYIASFDKDGKQK; from the coding sequence ATGAAAACATCGACTTTGAGCGCCCTGATCGTCGTTACCTCATTGGCCGCGGCATCGGGCGCGCTGGCGCAGGACGTCGCCGCGGGCAAAACCTCGTTCAACAAATGCCTGGCCTGCCATGCGATTGGCGAGGGCGCCAAGAACAAGGTCGGCCCGGTACTGAACGGGCTCGATGGCCGCAAGTCCGGCACCATCGAAGGTTATTCCTATTCGGAAGCCAACAAGAATTCCGGCATCACCTGGGGCAAGGATGTGTTCCTCGAATACATCAAGGACCCCAAGGCAAAAATTCCCGGCACCAAGATGATCTTCGCCGGCATCAAGAACGAGAAAGAGGCCGGCGATCTCTGGGCCTATATCGCCTCCTTTGACAAGGACGGGAAGCAGAAATAA
- a CDS encoding antibiotic biosynthesis monooxygenase: protein MYAAIRQGKAKPGKAEELTRRIKEGAIPVISGVEGFMGYYVVYAPDDTVIAISLFNNFAAAEESNKRALAWIEHDLAPLLTGPATATAGPVIVHTLA, encoded by the coding sequence ATGTACGCCGCCATTCGTCAGGGCAAGGCCAAGCCCGGCAAGGCAGAAGAGCTGACACGCAGAATCAAGGAGGGCGCGATTCCCGTCATCAGCGGCGTCGAAGGTTTCATGGGCTATTACGTGGTCTATGCGCCCGACGACACCGTGATCGCGATCAGCCTGTTCAACAATTTTGCGGCCGCCGAGGAATCCAACAAGCGCGCGCTGGCGTGGATCGAGCACGACCTGGCGCCGCTGTTGACCGGGCCGGCGACCGCGACGGCCGGACCGGTGATCGTGCATACGCTGGCTTGA